Proteins co-encoded in one Erinaceus europaeus chromosome X, mEriEur2.1, whole genome shotgun sequence genomic window:
- the SOWAHD gene encoding ankyrin repeat domain-containing protein SOWAHD, producing MAEPPREAGRPAPSLRRALPPRPYSLGRYWGPAAAASKEPSVHGTLQPSAGGSARRRGALRELLGLRAAAPRGWRAEEPGPVGSGGGGLCLEPREHAWMLAAAEGRWEALQELLAAEPGLALRADPVTGYTLLHWLAKHGHHEELILLQDFARRHELPLDVSAPGSGGLTALHLAAMQGHQLAVKVLVGALGADPTRRDHSGHRACHYLPPGAPSSLRELSGAEEWEVEAGGPHRNANNNSSGSVGAVWALRRTPSGAVVYRTPRAAAATANKNRHSTGSGVARLFRHLFPFFQNRSPWVLGTRAPPEC from the exons ATGGCCGAGCCCCCGAGGGAAGCGGGGAGGCCCGCGCCGAGCCTGCGAAGAGCCCTGCCGCCCCGCCCCTACAGCCTCGGCAGGTACTggggccccgccgccgccgcctccaagGAGCCCTCCGTGCATGGCACGCTGCAGCCCTCTGCGGGGGGGTCCGCGCGCCGGCGGGGGGCGCTGCGGGAGCTGctggggctgcgggctgcggcCCCCAGGGGGTGGCGAGCGGAGGAGCCGGGCCCGGTGGGGTCGGGCGGCGGGGGGCTATGCCTGGAGCCCCGGGAGCACGCGTGGATGCTGGCGGCCGCTGAGGGGCGCTGGGAGGCGCTGCAGGAGCTGCTGGCGGCCGAGCCCGGGCTGGCGCTGCGGGCCGACCCGGTCACCGGCTACACGCTGCTGCACTGGCTGGCCAAGCACGGGCACCACGAGGAGCTCATCTTGCTGCAGGACTTCGCCAGGCGCCACGAGCTGCCCCTCGACGTCAGCGCCCCGGGCAGCGGCGGCCTCACGGCCCTGCACCTGGCCGCCATGCAGGGCCACCAGCTGGCCGTCAAGGTGCTGGTGGGCGCTCTGGGGGCCGACCCCACGCGCCGTGACCACAGCGGCCACCGAGCTTGTCACTACCTGCCGCCTGGGGCGCCCTCGAGCCTGCGGGAGCTGTCAGGGGCCGAGGAGTGGGAGGTGGAGGCCGGCGGCCCGCACCGCAacgccaacaacaacagcagcggcAGCGTGGGGGCCGTCTGGGCGCTGCGACGGACCCCGAGCGGGGCGGTGGTCTACAGGACGCCTCGGGCGGCGGCAGCGACAGCAAACAAGAACAGGCACTCCACAGGCAGCGGGGTGGCGCGCCTTTTCCGCCACCTGTTCCCCTTCTTCCAGAACCG ATCTCCCTGGGTCCTGGGGACCAGGGCACCGCCTGAGTGCTGA